Proteins found in one Zea mays cultivar B73 chromosome 1, Zm-B73-REFERENCE-NAM-5.0, whole genome shotgun sequence genomic segment:
- the LOC103631779 gene encoding rust resistance kinase Lr10, with product MSNAAIAIGTIIFVIFVAAIIACAYRRAEACAGGVARSYAVVSDQQIRHATIEKFLSEIRHEKPFRFTSQQLAGFTGNYTTRLGAGGFGTVYKGVLPNGLAVAVKVFDRSLTQRSQEEQFMAEVGTIGRTYHVNLVRLFGFCFDDVARALVYEYMGNGALDAYLLGRGRGAGLPALRDIAAGVARGIRYLHEECQQKIVHYDIKPGNVLLDAALTPKVADFGLARLVNRADTHVSVSCVRGTPGFAAPEMWMLSGVTEKCDVYSFGMLLLEIVGRRRNFHEEASESQQWFPTLAWTKYESGELVDLVACSSGTGADGGAAAAPGEEKEHELQRDKEIVERMCKVAFWCVQQQPEARPPMGAVVKMLEGEMSIAAPVNPFQHLMATPVMANLWTTTMASSANAVSATAISETSIEIVSL from the exons ATGTCGAACGCTGCCATCG CGATCGGTACCATCATATTCGTCATTTTCGTCGCCGCGATAATTGCCTGCGCCTACAGGCGGGCCGAGGCATGCGCCGGCGGCGTCGCGAGGAGCTACGCGGTGGTGTCGGACCAACAGATCCGGCACGCCACCATCGAGAAATTCCTCTCGGAGATCAGGCACGAGAAGCCCTTCAGGTTCACGTCGCAGCAGCTCGCCGGGTTCACGGGCAACTACACGACCCGGCTCGGCGCCGGCGGCTTCGGCACGGTGTACAAGGGCGTGCTCCCCAACGGCCTCGCCGTGGCGGTCAAGGTCTTCGACCGCAGCCTCACGCAGAGGTCCCAGGAGGAGCAGTTCATGGCCGAGGTGGGAACCATCGGCCGCACGTACCACGTCAACCTCGTCAGGCTCTTCGGCTTCTGCTTCGACGACGTCGCGCGCGCCCTGGTGTACGAGTACATGGGCAACGGCGCGCTCGACGCCTACCTCCTGGGCCGGGGCCGCGGCGCCGGCCTCCCGGCGCTACGCGACATCGCCGCCGGCGTCGCCAGGGGCATCCGGTACCTGCACGAGGAGTGCCAGCAGAAGATAGTGCACTACGACATCAAGCCCGGGAACGTGCTCCTCGACGCCGCCCTCACGCCCAAGGTCGCCGACTTCGGGCTCGCGCGGCTGGTGAACCGCGCCGACACGCACGTGTCCGTCTCCTGCGTGCGCGGCACCCCGGGCTTCGCCGCGCCGGAGATGTGGATGCTGTCGGGCGTCACGGAGAAGTGCGACGTGTACAGCTTCGGCATGCTCCTGCTCGAGATCGTCGGCCGGCGCCGGAACTTCCACGAGGAGGCGTCCGAGAGCCAGCAGTGGTTCCCCACGCTGGCGTGGACCAAGTACGAGAGCGGCGAGCTCGTGGACCTCGTCGCGTGCAGCAGCGGCACCGGCGCGGATGGTGGTGCGGCCGCCGCGCCGGGTGAGGAGAAAGAACATGAGCTGCAGCGCGACAAAGAGATAGTGGAGAGGATGTGCAAGGTTGCGTTCTGGTGCGTGCAGCAGCAGCCGGAAGCGAGGCCGCCCATGGGTGCGGTGGTGAAGATGCTAGAGGGTGAGATGAGCATCGCTGCTCCTGTGAACCCCTTCCAGCATCTAATGGCGACGCCGGTGATGGCCAACCTGTGGACGACGACGATGGCGAGTAGCGCAAACGCTGTGTCAGCAACTGCCATTTCTGAGACTAGCATCGAGATCGTCTCGCTTTGA